ATACCCGCAAGAACCTCAACAAGGTGACTACATCTGTCACTTCAAAATTTTGCACAAATGTTTGTTTTCATGCTTTGTTTCATTCTTATTAGTAACCAATGTGCTTCTATTAGATGTCTGTCAAGTTTAAGGTCTTCTTTCTTTCCATCCTTAAAATATTCCTGTACGTTGAATTGCAGATCGTGTTTGTGGTGTTTACTCCCGCGCTTTTGTATACAAGTCTAGCCGAGACTGTAACCCTTCAAGATATCATGTCGTGGTAATTgcatatatgaatttataagCAGTGACTCATCGTGCAGCATGATTTTCGCTTGTATTTTCACCTTCCAAACTAGTCTTCCAAATATATCTGTTTGCTTCCTCGTCTTCTATTTAAGGTGGTTTATGCCGATCAATGCTGCGTTAACCTTTCTAATTGGAGGGATTCTGGGGTGGATTGCAGTGAAACTACTTCACCCAGAACCACATTTAGAAGGTCTTATTATTGCTATGTGTTCTTCAGGTATTATGGCAGACTTCCACTAGTTAGTGTATTTGTCtatttatattctttattattaGTACTATTATGCAGCGTTCATTAAGCGTGTATTACAGGTTCTGAAAATTTCATGTTatgttatgtgtgtgtattaggaAACTTGGGAAACATTGTCATTATAATTGTTCCCGCGATTTGCACTGAGGAAGGCAGCCCATTTGGTGATCATCAAATCTGCTCTTCTAAAGGCCTCTCCTACTCTTCTTTCTCCATGGCCGTAAGTTCTGCTCTGTCAGATTCACTGTAAAAACTCAtgctttatttattaaattttcaagTAAAATTGTGAATTGTGACATGATATTAGATTGAAGATTAGTGTATGACGTGTTGCGTttactttcttctttttttttttcaatttttaattatgaagAATATAAATTCTAGCATGCTTGCTTCATGTCAAGCTGAAAATATACAAGTGACCATTCTCATTTGCAGCTTGGTGGTATAATTGTATGGACTTATGCTTACCAATTGATACGAAGTTCTTCTATGAAATTTAATGCCTCGAAAGCATCTAAAGAGGCTGTAATGTCACCCAATAAAGATTTGGAAGCAAATGAGAGTACCCAACTACTGAATGGACAAGTTCAGGAGTCAGCTGCAGAGGAAACAAAAAGCAATGCCGTAAGTTTATTTCATTCTGAATTTTAGAGTCATTGATTAATAACTAGGTAGTCTATATCGATATTTACTTCATTCACAGATTGTGTACCAAGGATCCGACAGCAATCAGACAAACAAGCAAGAGTCGATCTGGAATATATTTACAGGAGTCATGTACCAGATTTTGGAGGAAATGATGGCACCTCCGACCCTTAGTATGGTGAGTTCCCTACAAATGTCGTCTACTGATAGTATGAAATTCCTCCCAAAACCAAACTACAATACGTAAATAACGCCTTCATTTTTCTCAGATTATTGGCTTCCTGGTTGCGACAGTTCCTTGGCTTAAGTATCTTATGGTAGGTGAAGAAGCTCCACTCAGAGTGCTCCAAGACACTGTGCAATTACTTGGGTTTGTTTTTTCTCGACTTTACTTGTGACTGTATACAGAAACCAGGATTCATAGAAGTTCAAACTCGTGTTTGTTCAATTTGTAGTGTAACTGTAACATATTATGCAGGACTGCAACCATACCTTGCATCACCCTCATACTTGGTGGCAACCTTGCGCAAGGTAAAAAAACGCTTTGATTGTTGAGAAACACAAGTCAAAGCAAATTTCACTAATGCCTATAAAAGAAATTGTTCTCGTTATGATCAGATTATACTGTTAGCGAACTAGCAAAGACTACTCATGAATTACAAAAACAATTTGAAAAGCAACTTAAttgtaataattatataatatatgatggtGTCAGGCTTACAAGACGCGAATATAAAGCCTCTGATCATAGTGGCAATACTTTGTGTGCGGTACCTGATCCTTCCCGTTGTTGGCATTGGCGTGGTTAAAGTAGTTAGCAGCTTCGGCTGGCTTCCATCAGATCCACTGTTCCATTTTGTCCTTATGCTTCAGTTTAGTGTTCCGCCTGCTATG
This genomic window from Daucus carota subsp. sativus chromosome 7, DH1 v3.0, whole genome shotgun sequence contains:
- the LOC108193678 gene encoding protein PIN-LIKES 7, producing the protein MGFWTLLEVASMPILQVLLISILGVLMATNYLNLLPPDTRKNLNKIVFVVFTPALLYTSLAETVTLQDIMSWWFMPINAALTFLIGGILGWIAVKLLHPEPHLEGLIIAMCSSGNLGNIVIIIVPAICTEEGSPFGDHQICSSKGLSYSSFSMALGGIIVWTYAYQLIRSSSMKFNASKASKEAVMSPNKDLEANESTQLLNGQVQESAAEETKSNAIVYQGSDSNQTNKQESIWNIFTGVMYQILEEMMAPPTLSMIIGFLVATVPWLKYLMVGEEAPLRVLQDTVQLLGTATIPCITLILGGNLAQGLQDANIKPLIIVAILCVRYLILPVVGIGVVKVVSSFGWLPSDPLFHFVLMLQFSVPPAMNIGTITELFNVGQAECSVIYLWTYIAAAFAITIWSTLYMWILS